The sequence below is a genomic window from Glycine max cultivar Williams 82 chromosome 20, Glycine_max_v4.0, whole genome shotgun sequence.
aataatttaattaattaaaatataaaaaatagaattaaacatATATCAAATTgagaattgaattaaaatttaattttttttaagatataaggattaaaaaaatagaatcacaaatatatattaaataagactaaatataatttagtcaaagaaataaataaataaataaaacatttgacCAATGAAAAGTTGGATGGCTTAGATGTGATGGTAGACCGTAGTTATGCCGTGCACGTGTCACCACAAGAGTTATATGCACTACTCTTGGGTgatcatataaatatttttcctgAGCCCTTAGAACTTAAGAAGTTAGAAGTGATAGTGAAGAATCTCATTTCcagcttccattatcttctcaTCTCAATCAGGTATTCATTCTCTCTATTTTCAATGTTTTGTTGTTGCAAGATTTTTCTCTCACATGCTTGTTTTTTCCTCttaattttcactttttcttATAATTCCTGGTAGAAAGTTAGGGTTTGATTCTTCTATTTCCGTTCTTCCATTTATTCTTCTCGAAACATATGCGAGCATGGATCGATTGAGCTACTCGATggattttggttttaatttcatTTCTCCTTGTGATTCTGTAACAGAGAAAACAATAGAATTCTTAGCTGTTTATATGACTCCTAGTGTTTTTgtgagagagagggagggagggagggagggaggAAGAGATATTAACTGGATGCTTGtttttattgcttcttttcTGTTTCATTAAGCTGCCGAATAAAACAGAATGTACCGAAAGGAAACATAATGCCGATGGCCATTTGTGATATTTTTCCTATAACTGATATGGCATTTCAATGGCCCTTCTTGGGAAAGCTCAAGTATATGTGCGAATTATATGATTGCTTTAGTGATTTTTCCTCAGCGTTGCTTTGTCGAATTATGGATTTTTGCTTTAGCTGAATTGTTTCAGTAGTTTACATTCAATGTATGggagtttataagaaaaattgttAACTCTGCAAGTCCAACTGTTCTTTAGGGGGGAAAATGAGCGGGCGGTCAAGCCGCACAATTTATGTTGGCAATCTTCCTGGCGACGTTCGCTTGAGAGAAGTAGAGGATCTATTCTACAAGGTATGCATATCTGATACAATTAAGATAAATTTCTGAAAATGATATTGTATTATTATTCTGATGATTGAATTACAGGTCTGTATACACAGTTGCACACACACatgaaaagaaaacaactaTATAAAGATGGGATTAGGAATATGGGGAAATAGTCTGGGACCTATCTACACTACCAAATCAAGTTATCTATGGTAACTGGGATAGCTATCAAGGGTTGTGAATAACTACAAATCATATCATTATCACAGACTACtattataataaacaaataccTTTATATCTACTGCTAACTTTTATAGTGAAAAATGTAAACTTTAGGTTTCCATCATGTTTATTAGCATTTGGGCATGTTATGGTTTGATTAGCAGCATATTGATGGTAGCAAAAGGCAATAAAGAATCCTTATTGTTCTGTCTATTATCATGCACATGCACTATTTCCCCCCTTCATTTACTTTCTTGGTAATACCCACAAACACGATATTCCTTTTGAAATCTTGTTGTAGATGAAGAGATCCGGATTTGTATTTCTCTAATTGCTTTCTTCACTGTCTAATTTCAGTATGGTCCTATTGTTGACATTGATTTGAAGATACCTCCGAGACCACCAGGCTATGCTTTTGTAGAGGTATGtctatatttcattttaagGAAGCAAAGGAGTATTGATCTCATGTTTATTTAGATCCCTTCTTCTACTTATATGTATTGAATATTAAAATGCAGTTTGAGGATGCTCGTGATGCTGAAGATGCAATTCAATATCGAGATGGTTACAATTTTGATGGTTTTCGGTTACGAGTTAGTACATTTTCCCTTTATTCCCTTGTGTATTTGTCTTTATGGGTAATGGATACAATATCTAATGTTCTTATGAAGTTCTGATCACTATTTTCTACTATAGGTTGAACTTGCACATGGTGGACGGGGATATTCATCATCAGTAGACCGTTACAGTAGCTATAGCGGTGGCAGTGGTAGCCGTGGAGTTTCCAGGCGTTCTGACTACCGTGGTATGTACTGTTTTCTGATATAGTGATACAAGTTTTTTAAAGTTGGTATCTTTGTACAGTAGTTTgttcttattctttttcattttactttctaTTTGCACCTGAAAAGAGAATGTTTTTGGTTGACCTTATTTTGTTCTGTTTGCAGTTCTGGTCACTGGATTACCTCCGTCTGCTTCATGGCAAGACCTGAAAGTATGGCTTGGTTCTTATTTTATGCATGCTGCAGATTGATGCCATTTTATGTTGAAATCATTGTATTGGTTGAAAACTAATGAACCATATTTGCTGATTTTGAGTTTTGATGATTAGGATCACATGCGTAAAGCTGGTGATGTGTGTTTTTCGCAAGTCTTCCGTGAGCGTGGGGGTAAGTGGATTAAGATCTAATTTGGAATTTTTATTAGATTgcaaaatgatttaattatagCGCATAGGCTTTTGGGCTTTCAGTCCTTTGATTAAAGGAGAATGAGAATAACATTACAAGCAGAACAGGGAaagcttttctttcttcatGTTTCTCAGTGTTATCGCTTTTAAATCTATAAGTAAGAGTTAGGATACTTTACTATTAAAAGTGCAGAGACAGTTTCTGCACTATTATTATGATCTTGGATTATTAAGAGCCAAGGTTTACATAAGAAGGCTTTAGTATTGGGTTCATCAGGAAGTTGATGCAATTGATGTATGGATGGGCACTCCTAAGGGCTATATAGTGATAAGAACCAATCATTCAGACAAAGCACATGTTTGGTTTAAATTAAGTTTAAGAGAGTTTATATCCAAATGTTCTCTatgcagtattttaattataagcttttttttatcacaaaataaGCTATTCCAAACATGTACTAAAATGTTTATCACAAAATTAACTTTTCTGGTAATTTCAAATGGTGATATTGATGTAGATGCATGACTTATTTTGGAACTTGGAAGCAACAAGTCTAGGAAATTATGACAAATATCTTTTGTTGCAGCTCCCTTTAATTTCACAGCATAATTCTAAACTTTAGTATAATTTGTATGCAGGTATGACTGGGATAGTTGATTATACCAATTATGATGATATGAAATATGCTGTAAGTGTTCTAAACGACTAAACCTGTATCTTGTAATGGTTATCAGGATCTGTGTTTTACTTGCCTTGGTGTCTTTTTAACTAGTACTTTTGTTCTACTTCTTTAACTTTGTATTCTGTTACAGATCAGGAAACTTGATGACTCAGAATTCCGCAATGCCTTTTCTCGTGCTTTCATACGGGTGGGTGGATATTATATTTGGCTACATTCtgctttcaatatttttttagttgcttTTGTTAATGTACATCTCTGATTGGTCCAGGTGAGGGAATATGATCGAGGTTATTCTAGAAGTCCTAGTCGTGATTCAAGGAGGAGCTATTCTAGAAGCCTCAGCCGCAGTCCATGTATCTCACGAAGCCGCAGCCATAGCCGCAGCAGAAGTCATAGCTATAGTGACAGGAGCAGAAGGTTCACTTTGGTTGCCTTGGTGAACTATGATTCAGTTTATATTTTTGGTAGCTTCGAAGAATTGACTAAGTCTTAATTTATGCAGTTGGTCTCCGAAACCAAAACACTCTCGACGTTCAATATCTCTTTCAAGGTCAGTTTCTACCAAGTCTGATACATATGCAGTTTTGTGCTCTGtgctttgaatgttgaaattttaAAGTTTGGTTAATGTCATTAGTGAATGAGTATCCCTGCGTTATTGTAACTAGGGTGTTTCTCTTGGAGTCTATGTTTCTATCATCTTTCCCAATAGGTAGTATCATGTGGCTCATTTAATGTAGAAATGTTTTACATCTATGGTGGATCAAAATTAAATGCTTGATCATTTTGCGTAATAATAATAAGTGGGTGAATACTGTGATCTTTCTTACTACTTTTACTCAATTTATACTCTTTTGTCTATGAGTTTTGGTTGAGAAATAAGAGCttgatttgttgttttattattctatttgtTATTGTTGACTCATGGTTGGGTACATCTTTGCTCATGTAAACAAATTGATTTGTGTCAACTTTTGTCCCCACCATGTCAGGAATGTTTGCTTGCTTTGCTTCTCATGTATCTCTCTGCCAGATTCAGCCATTTCTCTATCTTTTAGTGTATTTTAAAACTATCTTTCAGCCACTAAGTATTCCTTCTCCCTGTTCTCAAACAAGGAGAAATGAAAACTTAGTTTGTTTACTACAcatgcaaaaatattttatttattatggtcTAAAACCAATAGCAGAGTCTGTAAGGtattaagtaattattttacTGTAGAATAGCATGTATGTCGATTTACTACCCACCTTTGAGGCTCAGTTGATTGAAAAGTTACTGAGATGAGCTGGCGACTATGATAACAATTagatgattttatatttatttattttaccccctttttttcttttagcatCAACCATGTCTCTACTTTTTATAGTTTCTCTGCCTTCCACATCTGTATATAGGTGATAGGTGACTTCTATGCAGTTGTTCGTCATTCCACAATTCTGTTTCTGTAGGATTGCTGCTTAAGTTTTTTACCACGTTATTTCTTGATGGAAATGAAAATTCATTGGAACATCTGTTGTTACAAGTATATAATGGACATtcctttttttcacttttaatcaaCAATGGGccttaaattttgatttcatgTGATTGTCTGGATCCATATGGTATTGTATTCAGTTTCTTTTGTGCTTGGGTTGAACTTTCACGTTTTGCTTTTCTAGAATATTATGATATTCCTAGTCATGTCTCAAATTTTTTCagcttctcttttttctttttgtacaaGTTGGAGGGgactttttgaactttttattGTATGCCTTCCACTTTGTTCTTCTCATAAAGCCTAATGCTGTACCATAGACTTATCAGCATAACTCGTAATATGTAGAAAGGTGGAGGGGACAATGTTGAAGTGGATCGCAGCTTGGCCACTAAATATACAATGTTCATTAGGGTTGACTCTTGTTTTTTAGATGTGGCCTTTTGCGGCGACCTGGGAACTGCATGTTAGGATCTTGATGGCATGTGGTGCTCAAACGCCAACTTTTGGTTTGAGGTAATACTGTTATGTTGATGAGCACGTGTGGAACCTTAATGTTGTAACTAATGATGACGGTAATGATATATTGATTAAAGGCATGGTCTGCGATTGTTGTAGACTGGATGAGTTGCAATCTAAAAGCTGGATCACCGTCTAAATGCCATTGGTTAGCAACCATTGCAAATCAGCAGTGTTACAATTCAAAAAACTACAACATAACCTGTGCTGAGTTCTGGTTGATCTATTCCTTCTCTTTAGGAATTCTTATTGTCCTATATTGGGTTAGATATATCTTCCCTATAATTGGATCAAGATATCATGTGCTGTTGACAATAGAATTTTTAACACTTGTTGAGACTATAGACGTGTGATACTGGGTTCAATTGCTTTTCCACTTGGATGCTGCTCAAGATTTGTGGTGGATTAGTTTCTTCGTTTTGGTTATGGTAACTTTGATGTGGAATATTGGATCGTGGATCATTGTGGATATTGAATTGagttttgttaattaataaattttgcagATCCCAGTCAAGATCCAGATCTCCAAATTCATCAGTAAGTGTTATCTGAGTTGAATTGCTTCACATTATTAAGGGGAGGAGTGGAGCACAGTTGCATTAAGTTTTTCTTGTCATATGAATAATCGTGAGCTTTGATATCATTTTTGAACTGCAGCCTCGACCTCACCAAAGTCCAAGTAGCTCATCATAATCTTGTTTGGGGCGAGTAAATTGTCATCAAACTCCTAATCATTCATATAGTTGATTAGAAATTTCcaatttctatttttcaaaaGTTCCTTGGTGTTCTAATGGCAGCTCTCATTTGACAGGGGAGATCTGAACACAGCTGACCTGTTGACTCTGGAGACCACTACTGGGCATGTAATGTATTTTCTGTGCTGCATTTTAATTTGATAACTACACAGTAGCACGTTTAAGACCCAATATAGCTCTGTCGCCACATTAGCATGTaatgtatttgaattttaaatttgataattgAAGCCATGAAACAAACCTTTTAggcatttaaatttgaaatggaTGATTTGAGCTAGAACTGAAATGTATCTGTATTATCAACTGTGGCCGAGATACATTCTAACTTGGCCAGCGTGTTTAGTAGTTTAACCCTGTGATATTGGATATCCTAGTTACCGTGTTTTGGTGGGACTTCTGCTCGATTTTTATCTAAAACTTTGTTGTGGGACTAAGTATTGTAACTGTAAAAATGGGTGGCAGGTGGAATTCCCAGGATTCTAATAAATTCAGGGAAATAGCTGCttcaaaattatagaaaaatgggAGAATACTTCGTCTATTTTCATTGATGCATGTTCCTATAAAAATGGAGATTCTCATTAACGAACCTCCATTTTTATAGGGATAAGGTCGAAATTgtgaaataaaatgattaaagcACAAAATCGTCCCCATAACTAATTCTGGTGCCATGAAATAGTAAGTGCAGCGTTTTCAAGGTTATTTACCGAATTCAAGTGTTTGTACGgcgtttttttaattaaatatatatttgtaattgCAACATAAAAGCCTGATCTAGATAACCTATGCCAGATTTTACCGTGCGAAAACAAAAAACTTTCGCACGGTATGAAAGTTGATTTTAATTCATTAGatcaacttattttaaaatcaagggTTTCTGTTcatcttcatattttattttatttttttcttctctttactgattttgtctcttttttttttctcttctttttcatttaccTCAAATTTCTTACCTCCTCCCCTATCCCACCATTCTCGTTTACTCTTACCATCGCATGTCACTTAGAAAAAACGATTTTTGGTGGCTCTCTGCCCCTCTTCTCGTCGGGAACTGCCACGATGTCATTGTGGACGATCACGACATTGCAATGCATTGCATTGACACTGTCACGTACTTTCTAGAGCAGTAAAGTAGGGCCTCCCACTGTACCGTCACTGACAACGACTCCA
It includes:
- the LOC100794282 gene encoding serine/arginine-rich splicing factor SR30 isoform X1, with the translated sequence MSGRSSRTIYVGNLPGDVRLREVEDLFYKYGPIVDIDLKIPPRPPGYAFVEFEDARDAEDAIQYRDGYNFDGFRLRVELAHGGRGYSSSVDRYSSYSGGSGSRGVSRRSDYRVLVTGLPPSASWQDLKDHMRKAGDVCFSQVFRERGGMTGIVDYTNYDDMKYAIRKLDDSEFRNAFSRAFIRVREYDRGYSRSPSRDSRRSYSRSLSRSPCISRSRSHSRSRSHSYSDRSRSWSPKPKHSRRSISLSRSQSRSRSPNSSPRPHQSPSSSS
- the LOC100794282 gene encoding serine/arginine-rich splicing factor SR30 isoform X2; its protein translation is MSGRSSRTIYVGNLPGDVRLREVEDLFYKYGPIVDIDLKIPPRPPGYAFVEFEDARDAEDAIQYRDGYNFDGFRLRVELAHGGRGYSSSVDRYSSYSGGSGSRGVSRRSDYRVLVTGLPPSASWQDLKDHMRKAGDVCFSQVFRERGGMTGIVDYTNYDDMKYAIRKLDDSEFRNAFSRAFIRVREYDRGYSRSPSRDSRRSYSRSLSRSPCISRSRSHSRSRSHSYSDRSRSWSPKPKHSRRSISLSRSQSRSRSPNSSGRSEHS